In the Clostridium sp. 'White wine YQ' genome, TTTCAATTGATTTTTCTGTTACCTTACAAGAATATGCATAAATATCAACACCATTTTTATTTGCAAATTTTACTGCTTCTCCAAACTTAGAATCCATACTATAGTTTGGTGTAAAGCTCAGTATCTCCTCCATCTGAATCAAAAACATTATTCCAGCTCCGTTACCATTTTTCTTCGCTTCTATTAACTCTAAAACGTGTTTAGTTCCTCGCTCAGTCGGCGCATCTGGGAATGATGCTTTTCCATGGAGTTCAAGAGTAACTCCCTTTACCTCTAAATAATATACTTCACCTAAAGAATTTGTCAATCTAAAGTCAAACCTGCTACTTCCATAGAACTTTTCACTCTCTATAATCTCATAATTACTAAGCTCTTTAATAATTCTTTTTTGTAAGGCTTCTTTTACTACCTTATTAGGTATTTGAGAGTCTATATTTATTAGCTTACTTTCATCTTTGTACGCTGCAATTAAATCATATTTTGTCTTTCTACTTGGATTTAATTCTTCACGTAAAATAACTTTAGTATTAGGCTTTAATATTTCTCTGCACCTTCCAGTATTAGGAACATGTACTACTATCTCTTCTCCATTTAGCACTACTTTAGCATTAAATCTATTTGGCCTTTCTAAAAATACTCCCACTTCAATATTATTTTTAAATTCCATATTATCACCTTGATTTCATTTTGTGAATATCTTTCATCTGCTCTTATTTTATAATTTTCTTGTTTTTTTATCCACAATTATGTTTAATTAATTAACAGTTTATTAGTGTTTCCTTGTTGATTATTTAATTGTTATTCAAACTTCTAATGTTTATAATTCCTAAAGAGTAAAAAAATCGTCAAGGCGATTATGAGCCGTCGATTTTTTTCTCGCATCTGCCTTTCCAAACGAATGTGAGGAAAATTTGGCAGGCGACTAATTCTTTTTTTTACTCATTAGGGGAATCTATAGTTTTTCTATAGGAAACTTAATTTATTCATGCATAATAAGTTATTATTTAAACTTAAAACCCTATAGTAAATCTTTAAATCA is a window encoding:
- the sfsA gene encoding DNA/RNA nuclease SfsA, with amino-acid sequence MEFKNNIEVGVFLERPNRFNAKVVLNGEEIVVHVPNTGRCREILKPNTKVILREELNPSRKTKYDLIAAYKDESKLINIDSQIPNKVVKEALQKRIIKELSNYEIIESEKFYGSSRFDFRLTNSLGEVYYLEVKGVTLELHGKASFPDAPTERGTKHVLELIEAKKNGNGAGIMFLIQMEEILSFTPNYSMDSKFGEAVKFANKNGVDIYAYSCKVTEKSIEILKEIEVKL